One genomic segment of Candidatus Hydrogenedentota bacterium includes these proteins:
- a CDS encoding peptide-binding protein produces the protein MTALTALSALLTGCGGGGGDSSGASNAPEVLNTPFGTVQGAPPKAEGAPVEGDWIVILLEAEPATLNPSLEISDSYTQRITDGYGGNIFETMLVSNRETQAEEPWIAERWEISEDKLTYTFYLRKDVTFSDGKPLTAQDVLFTYESIMNTANLTADKRSYLVDFESAIALDEYTVQFKAKQPYFLHLDVLGSLQILPKHIYGEGNFNEHPANRAPVGSGPYRFEKWDTGQQLVIAKRSDYWGPKKPLVNQIHYKFITDNNAAFQLLRRGEVDEMRLTPEQWVRQASQPDITSQYQKYTLYSPVDGYGSSFGWIGWNATKPFFSDKRARQAMTMLLDRDTIGKTIYHGLVRVVTGQAFPDSPSYDKTIAPWPFDPAAAKALLDQAGWVDSDKDGIRDKDGVPFKYEWIYPSGSPEYEQLATVYKEELTKAGIDVTLRPLEWASFLESVNKRSFDACSMAWVSPMKGDPYQIWHSSQITNGSNYVNFANPEADKIIEEARLEFDDEKRDAMYRRFHAILHEEQPYTFLFNSQRKVAISNRFQGVTPYALGFDMRDWWVPLDQQRYK, from the coding sequence TTGACCGCACTCACCGCGCTTTCAGCCCTCCTCACGGGATGCGGCGGTGGAGGCGGCGACTCGTCCGGGGCTTCCAACGCGCCCGAGGTGCTCAACACCCCCTTCGGCACCGTCCAGGGCGCCCCACCCAAGGCCGAAGGCGCCCCGGTCGAAGGGGACTGGATCGTCATTCTCCTGGAGGCTGAACCGGCCACCTTGAACCCCAGTCTGGAAATCAGCGATTCCTACACTCAGCGGATTACCGATGGTTATGGCGGCAATATCTTCGAGACCATGCTCGTGTCCAACCGGGAAACCCAGGCCGAAGAGCCCTGGATCGCCGAGCGCTGGGAAATCTCGGAAGACAAACTCACCTACACCTTTTATCTCCGCAAGGACGTGACCTTTTCCGACGGCAAGCCCCTTACGGCCCAGGACGTCCTCTTTACCTACGAGTCCATCATGAACACCGCCAACCTCACGGCGGACAAGCGCTCCTACCTGGTCGATTTTGAGTCGGCCATCGCACTGGATGAGTACACTGTCCAGTTCAAGGCCAAACAGCCCTACTTCCTCCATCTCGACGTGCTGGGCTCTTTACAGATCCTGCCAAAGCACATCTACGGAGAGGGGAATTTCAACGAGCACCCCGCCAACCGCGCCCCCGTCGGCAGCGGACCTTACCGCTTCGAAAAGTGGGATACCGGCCAGCAGCTCGTCATCGCGAAGCGCAGCGACTACTGGGGACCAAAGAAGCCCCTGGTCAACCAGATTCACTACAAGTTCATCACCGACAACAACGCCGCCTTTCAGCTCCTGCGCCGAGGCGAAGTGGACGAGATGCGCCTGACGCCGGAACAGTGGGTGCGTCAGGCCAGCCAGCCCGACATCACCAGCCAGTACCAGAAATACACCCTTTATTCCCCCGTGGACGGCTATGGCTCGTCTTTCGGCTGGATCGGATGGAACGCCACCAAGCCCTTCTTCAGCGACAAGCGCGCGCGCCAGGCCATGACCATGCTGCTTGACCGCGACACCATCGGCAAGACCATCTACCATGGCCTCGTGCGGGTCGTCACGGGGCAGGCCTTCCCCGACTCGCCGAGCTACGACAAGACCATCGCCCCCTGGCCCTTTGATCCCGCCGCAGCAAAAGCGCTGCTGGATCAAGCCGGCTGGGTGGATTCCGACAAGGACGGTATCCGCGACAAGGACGGCGTTCCCTTCAAATACGAGTGGATCTACCCCTCGGGCTCACCGGAGTATGAGCAGTTGGCCACGGTGTACAAGGAAGAACTCACCAAGGCGGGTATCGATGTCACCCTCCGCCCCCTCGAGTGGGCCTCCTTCCTGGAAAGCGTGAACAAGCGCTCTTTCGACGCCTGCAGCATGGCCTGGGTCAGCCCCATGAAAGGCGACCCCTATCAAATCTGGCATTCCTCCCAGATTACCAACGGATCCAACTACGTCAACTTCGCCAATCCCGAAGCCGACAAGATCATTGAGGAAGCCCGGCTCGAGTTCGACGACGAAAAGCGCGACGCCATGTACCGGCGTTTCCACGCCATACTCCATGAGGAGCAGCCCTACACCTTCCTGTTCAATTCCCAGCGCAAAGTGGCCATCTCCAATCGCTTCCAGGGCGTGACGCCCTATGCCCTCGGCTTCGACATGCGCGACTGGTGGGTGCCCCTCGACCAGCAGCGGTACAAATAA
- a CDS encoding PIG-L family deacetylase: protein MKLTLDTAELYIPDGVEESEALARTTHLAIGAHQDDLEIMASEGIVTCYQQPDQWYTGVVVTNGGGTPRSGIYGNYSDEDMIQVRNKEQKKAAFVGEFAAQFLLDFPSGRVKDAADQGPINDLAAIIEATKPDIIYTHNLADKHDTHIGVTLKTIAALRRVSQEALPKKVYGCEVWRDLDWMVDTDKIAMDVSTRENLQMALVGVFDSQIAGGKRYDLASMGRRRAHATYHQSHGVDQSTGITFAMDLTPLIEDRDLDPLALVQGYLSNFLSDVTERVRKIQG from the coding sequence ATGAAGCTCACCCTGGACACCGCCGAACTCTATATCCCCGATGGCGTCGAAGAATCCGAAGCCCTGGCCCGCACCACCCACCTTGCCATCGGCGCCCATCAGGACGACCTGGAAATCATGGCCAGCGAAGGCATCGTAACCTGCTACCAGCAGCCCGACCAGTGGTACACCGGCGTGGTCGTCACCAATGGCGGCGGCACGCCCCGCAGCGGCATTTACGGCAATTACAGCGACGAAGATATGATTCAGGTGCGCAACAAGGAACAGAAAAAAGCCGCCTTTGTGGGTGAATTCGCCGCCCAGTTCCTCCTCGATTTCCCCAGCGGCCGCGTAAAAGACGCGGCGGACCAGGGCCCCATCAACGACCTCGCCGCCATCATCGAAGCCACGAAGCCGGACATCATCTATACCCACAACCTGGCGGACAAGCACGACACCCACATCGGGGTCACCCTGAAGACCATCGCCGCCCTGCGCCGCGTTTCCCAGGAAGCCCTGCCGAAGAAAGTCTATGGATGCGAGGTCTGGCGTGATCTCGACTGGATGGTGGACACCGATAAAATTGCCATGGACGTCTCCACGCGCGAAAACCTCCAAATGGCCCTGGTCGGCGTCTTCGACTCCCAGATTGCGGGTGGCAAGCGCTATGACCTGGCCAGCATGGGCCGACGTCGCGCCCACGCCACCTACCACCAGTCCCACGGCGTGGACCAATCGACAGGTATCACCTTCGCCATGGACCTCACCCCCCTCATCGAAGACCGCGACCTCGACCCCCTCGCGCTCGTGCAAGGCTACCTCAGCAATTTCCTGAGCGACGTCACCGAGCGGGTGCGGAAGATTCAGGGCTAA
- a CDS encoding ROK family protein, with protein MNYSWMLTPPTFVPPLEPDFRPAVLANQTFDKAVADSGRGVPLILGLERNGGAIARFETRVFPDGHDLADASCFYIERILKFLLWQKGAFRVHVGGPGYVAAYLAGVYRPGGTRAFDFGFMGKSVYEQTFQIRGCKPEEVPAENESTQPLGRHLDGCRIGFDLGASDRKVSAVVDGEAIFSEEVVWEPRKQTDPTYHYNEVMAALKTAASKMPRVDAIGGSSAGVFINNRAMIASLFRGIPEDRFDEVRNMFVRIGEELGVPLEIVNDGEVTALAGSMSLEDNGVLGIALGSSEAGGYVTMDGNITSWLNELAFAPVDYNPGASDDEWSGDIGVGARYFSQQCVFRLAPAAGIELPEGVTDAEKLKFVQEKLEAGHEGATKIWESMGIYLGYGIAHYARFYDLKHVLILGRCTSGKGGDLLLDGAKAVLAAEFPELAHINIQLPDEKSRRVGQSIAAASLPAL; from the coding sequence ATGAACTACTCGTGGATGCTCACGCCCCCAACCTTTGTTCCCCCACTTGAACCCGACTTTCGCCCCGCCGTCCTGGCGAACCAGACCTTTGACAAGGCCGTGGCGGACTCCGGACGGGGCGTGCCCCTCATTCTGGGACTCGAACGAAATGGCGGCGCCATCGCGCGCTTCGAAACAAGAGTGTTTCCCGATGGTCACGATCTGGCCGACGCGAGTTGCTTCTACATTGAACGAATCCTGAAATTCCTTCTGTGGCAGAAGGGCGCGTTCCGCGTCCATGTGGGCGGCCCCGGCTATGTGGCGGCCTATCTCGCAGGCGTATATCGCCCCGGCGGCACCCGCGCATTCGACTTCGGCTTCATGGGCAAGAGCGTCTATGAACAGACCTTCCAGATTCGGGGCTGCAAGCCCGAGGAAGTGCCCGCGGAAAACGAATCCACCCAGCCCCTGGGCCGTCACCTCGACGGTTGCCGCATCGGCTTCGATCTCGGCGCATCGGACCGCAAAGTCTCGGCCGTCGTGGACGGCGAAGCCATCTTCTCCGAGGAAGTGGTCTGGGAACCGCGCAAGCAGACCGACCCGACCTACCACTACAATGAGGTCATGGCCGCGCTGAAAACCGCCGCCAGCAAGATGCCCCGCGTGGACGCCATCGGCGGCAGCTCGGCCGGCGTATTCATAAACAATCGCGCGATGATCGCTTCCCTATTCCGAGGCATTCCGGAAGACCGTTTTGACGAAGTGCGCAACATGTTCGTCCGCATCGGCGAAGAACTCGGCGTGCCCCTGGAAATCGTAAACGACGGTGAAGTCACCGCCCTCGCCGGTTCCATGTCCCTGGAAGACAATGGCGTCCTGGGCATCGCTCTGGGCTCCAGCGAGGCCGGGGGCTATGTCACCATGGACGGCAACATCACGAGCTGGCTCAACGAGTTGGCCTTTGCCCCGGTCGACTATAATCCCGGCGCATCCGATGACGAGTGGTCGGGCGACATTGGCGTGGGCGCCCGCTATTTCTCACAGCAGTGCGTATTCCGCCTCGCCCCGGCCGCGGGCATCGAGTTGCCCGAAGGCGTGACCGACGCTGAGAAGCTGAAATTCGTACAGGAAAAGCTTGAAGCCGGTCATGAGGGCGCTACGAAAATCTGGGAGTCCATGGGCATCTATCTCGGCTACGGCATCGCCCACTACGCCCGTTTCTACGACCTGAAGCATGTGCTCATCCTCGGGCGCTGCACTTCCGGCAAAGGCGGCGACTTGCTCCTCGACGGCGCAAAAGCCGTCCTGGCCGCCGAGTTCCCCGAGCTGGCCCACATCAATATCCAGTTGCCCGATGAAAAGAGCCGCCGCGTGGGCCAGTCCATCGCCGCCGCCAGTCTGCCGGCACTATAA